In the Patescibacteria group bacterium genome, CTAGGTTCTGTGCATGTGCGGTGGCGATGTGGAATAGTGACATATTGTCCCCTTTGTTAATTATTATTAAAGAGATATTTGATCAGATACTGGAGTTGGTGAGGATGTCGAGGTTGAATCACCTTTGAAAATTCGGGTTGCGGCGGCCTGAATGGCTACTGCCAACAGAATGATAACAATTCCAATGATAGCATTCAAGATGGTGTTACGTGCCTTAGTCGCCTTCGACTCGTCGCCGGCCGAGGCAATGTAGCTAATACCTCCCCAAAGCAGGAAAATAATCGCCACCACGCCACCCACATAAAAAAGAATATTTAACACGGTGTCTATAATGTTGCCAATGCTCCAACCGCTATCTAAAACCGGCACCAACTTGGTGTAATATTTAAGGCCACTGCCTAATTCTTTATTAACGTTGGCGTTAATGTCGGTAGCTGCGTGTACAGCAGCGATATGAAACAAATTCGAAAAAATCATAATAACCTCTCTGATAATAGCTTAGATTAAAAAGCAAATGGTTGTCAAATGGTGTGGCGTTATGAAAGAATTCGGCCGATTACTTCTATCATCGTAAACGACAATATCACAATCATCATTCCAATTAACCCGTTAATGGCTGCTTGGCGGCCCTTTTTGGCTTTAGCTTCATCACCCGCCGAAGAAATATACAAGATTCCACCCCAAACAATCGCCACCACCGTTACCACGCCGGCGAGTGTTAATAAAATGTTAATCCCGATAATTGCAAAAGACACCAAATAGCTGCTCGAACCATCACCCGGATTCGGTGAGTTAATGGGGGTAAATAATTTGGCTAAAGCGGCTAAATCCATTTAATTTCCTAGCGGCGAAACCACGTTCACCGGAATTGGGTTGATGTTTGATGCGGGCATAATGAATCGCAACACTTCATAGATTATCACATTGGCTAGAATGATAATAATCATCCCGATAAAAATATACAAAATACGCTTCTTTGCCGTTTCGGCCTTGGCTTCGTTGCCATACGCCGTAAAGTAGGTGATAGACGCCATAATCAATCCGACAAAAGCGGAAACGGCGCCAATCCAAATTAGTAGGGTACGAGCATAATCTAAAATGTTTTGTACATCGGACAACGTTAAGCTGGTCGGATCTTTCCCGCCCGTGACAATCTCGATAATAGTTTTTCCGGTGTTCATTCCTGCCATGTTTCTATCCTAGCATCCTTATTCTAATCACCTATTGAATATAATTTACTAGCCGACTGACTATCGTGATAACGGTTATCGAAGAAATCATTATCGCCACCCCAATTGACGCCCAAACCAAATTTTTCTTCGCTTTTTCCGCTTTTGCCGCATCTCCAAACGATAATCCGTACTGTATGCCACTAACAATGAACGCAATTCCGGCTAGTAAGCTGGCAATAATAATAAACAGGTCAATCACCGTTTTGGCTAGCCAAACAATGATTTCAGAACCGGTTTTGCCTTTCAGTGTGGATAAATCTGGCACGGAAAATGAAATGGGCGAAAGAGATCCGGAGCCACCTGAGCCTCCAGAATCTGGCGGAGTGACACCATCTTTGCTGGTGGTTGTCACGGTGTTATCGTTGTTTTTATACGCGATGAAATCTGCCCCCGTCACCAACGATCCGGTTGATCCGGATTGAAAACGGGCGTTTAGGGTGTGAGCGCCTGCGGCACTGCCCGATGCGTCCCAAGTAAACGTCATCGCTCCACCCGATAGTTTATAATCAGCGGTTTTGTCCACGCCATCAACTAACAAATGGAACTGGTTGCCAGAAGTGTAAGCAGTCAAGTTTGATGCCGAAACCGACACTGTCACACTCGCCTGACCCCCGCTAATCCCCGATATTGCCAGATCACTGGCGTTAGGCACAATCTCGCTACTTGACGCGGCACAACCACCTTTGTAGCTGGCGATCACAAACGAGGTGGTAGCAAGGTCGTTCGTCACACTCGGCAAGCTGGCCAAACCGGTGCCTCGTAATATTATGGTGATATTTCCGTTAGTAAAGTCTTGATTACCGGCGCACAAATCCCAAGTATACGGAGAGTTAAAAACCTTGGTTTTGTCGCCACCATGTTTTTTGAATTCAGAACCACCGTTCATAATATACAGATCGTATATATTGTATAAACGTTCCGTTGGGCCTGATACCGAAATGGTAATTTGCGGATGACTGCCGCTTTCAAAAGTGTACGACGAAGTACCCAAGGTACTACCGGGGGTTGGTGATAAAGTGATGCTGTAATCAGCCGCGTGAACCGGCTTGGCTAGAAAAATGAACGCGAAAAGAAATAAGAAGCTTAAGTTTCTTAAGATACTTAACGTCTTGGAAATTTGTTTATATTTCATAATTATTTAAAATTGTGATTTGTTTTTCACTTCTGCAACAAATCAGTAACAGTATTGGCGGCGGCATCGATGGATTGCTGCAACGGTTGCCCCTTTAGCACGTTGTTAATCATATCGTTAAAGGCCGCAGTTACTTTTTCTGGTGATTTACCTTGTTCCCAAGTAGTAGATGTAGTTACCTGATCGATAAACGGATCTGAAGTTTTGGGGTTTCGCGGATCTGGCAATAACGCCGAGGTACGCTTGGTGGCATTCAAATAGCTATTGGCGTGTGTGGCAGCATAAGCCAGAAAGTCCCAAGCAGTTGATTGATTTCGACTGTTGTTTGTTACGGTCTCGGTCCAATAATTGGCGTAATTAACCGTGGTTGCGCCTTTAACTTGAGGCATATACGTAACTTGATATTGCAACGTAGGTGCTTGTTGCTTTAAGGTTTGAGCGATGTATTGGTAGCCAATCATCATTGCCAGCTGGCCGTTCTCGAATGCTTGCAGAGCATTAGGCTGGCTATTGTTCCATGTGTAGTTACTTTTTGCAGGGTTAGAAAAACTGGTATAGAAATCAAGAGCGTTAGTGCCATTATAAATTGGTTTACCGGATGCATCGTTGACCAGAGTATTAAACCGCGCCGATTTTGTTGGAGTATCAACCATGGTAGTGCCGTTTTGCATCATCAACAGAGACAAAATGTCAGCCGAGAACGACGTATTATTAGCGGTGCCAAGCGCAATGCCACCTTGGGTGATGTTGCCACTTGCATCCTTTTTAGTCAAATATGGCAGTTCAGCCAACAGCTCATCCCATGTACCCGGGAAATTGCGGAAAAGCGAGTCATCAAAGCTTTGATTATTCGAGTTTGCTTTGCGATAGGCGCTGCGGCCGTTATCCCATAGTTGCTGGTTAACGTATAACGCTAAGTTATCTACGTACATTGGCAATCCATAAATCTTACCATCGATAAGATTATCGTTGGACACGATTTTAGCGAACGTTTGACTGTAATAATCTTGATTGTTACGCGTCTCTTTCTTGGTCTTAAAGAAGTCGTCCGGCATCGTAACCAGCTTATCCAAATCTCGCGGGATCCAGGTGTTGTTAATACTCCAAATATCCGGCCCGGTACCGGCCGCCAAAGCATTTATTGTGGCATCTTCGTAATCTGCCAAATCTTTTTTAACATATTTGATAGTAACGTTGGGGTGAGCTTCTTGATAGTTCTGGATAATCTGAGAATACGTGTAATCTTCATCAAAAGTGCGCCACACGGTTAGCGTAATGTTACCGTTGGTTGTGGGGGTGGTGGTTTTTGTTTTGCCGCTAGACAACGCAAAAATCACAATAATTACCACAATAATTAGAGCAAATATCGCAATTGCCGCCGCAATCAGTTTGTTGTTCATCCCACCCCTTACTCGACTTTGTCGAAAAAATTCTAACCAAACTTCCAATTATCTCAATCCAGCCAATCAGTCCAATCTAGACCGATCGACATTCACAGCTTCCCCAGATACTTTCGTAAATCTTCCCCAATATCAGGGCGCTGCAATGCAAATTCTATGTTGGCTTTAATATATTCCAATTTGTTACCACAATCGTAATGACGCCCATTTTGGACATCATACGCCAACACACTACCATTCTGCGCTAATTGGTTAATGGCGTCAACTAACCAAATCTCGCCATTTTTACCCGGGGTGATTGATTCTAAAGCGTCAAAAACCTCAGGATTAAAAACATAACCTCCGACACTAACAGCGTAAGGTGGGATTGCAGACGATCCGGGTTTTTCGATTACCGATTTAAGCTTAATCAGTCGATCATCTACTTTTTCCCCAACTGCGATTGCGTACAAATCAGTCACCTTTGGATCTGTGCTTTGGTAAGTCATAATGATATTGGTTTGGTGCTGATTGTAAGCATCGATTAACTGCTTAATTCTGGGAGGATTTGCCTGAAACAGTTCATCACCCCAAACTACTACAAACGGAGAATCGCCAATAACCGATTTAGCTTGCAAGACAGCGTGGCCGTTACCTAATTGTTCGCGTTGGCGAATATAAACAAACCGCGCCATATCTGAAATGGCCCGGATTTCTTCGTACTGCTCAGTTTTTCCCGATCGTTTTAACAACTCTTCTAACTCAAAGTTATAATCAAAATGATCCTCAATCGGGCGCTTGGTACTACCGGTAATCAACACCACTTCTTCGATGCCCGAAGCAACGGCTTCTTCTACGATGTATTGAATAACCGGTTTATCCACAATCGGCAGCATCTCTTTTGGACTGGCTTTGGTCACCGGCAAGAAACGAGTACCGAATCCGGCGGCCGGAATGACAATTTTAGTTACTTTTTTAGCCATTTATCCCGCCTGCACCGTTACAACTTTAGTACGGGAACGCGCGTCTTTTGGTACAGTAATGGTTAAAATGCCTTCTTTGAGAAGCGCGTTAGCTTTGTCGGCAATCACCAGCGCCGGCAAGGTATATGTGCGTGAAAATGGCCCCCAGTAGCACTCTTGAACTAAATAATCGCCTGCATCAGCTTGGTTTTGATTATGTCTCTCACCTTTAATGATAATGGTTTCGTCGGTGATAGAGATGTCCAAATCTTCGGGACGAACTCCGGCAATCGGGGCTTTTAATACGATGTTCTCGACAGACTGATAAACATCAATGGCCAGTTGGCCGTCTTCGGTGTTTTCTGGGCTATTTGCTTCCATAAAAACCTCCACTTCTTACAAATATTATACCTTAAATACAAATATTTTTCACATGTCATTCCCGCGAAGGCGGGAATCCAGTCTATAAATAAAATATTCAATCATTTCAAATTTTAAATTTTAAATTGTTTTTTATACTCTCGCCACTGTAACACCAACCACTTTTTTTGCTCCGGCGTGCTTTAACGCCGCCGCGCAAGCGGATAAAGTTGACCCGGTGGTGGCAATATCGTCGATCAAGAAAACGGTCTGATTTTGCATCTCTAAGCACTCAAAAACACCTTCGAGATTGTGTAAACGGCCGCGTCGTTGCAGTTTCATTTGGGGGATGGTGTAAACGGTGCGAAACAATCGATTAGATAAAATGGGCAAACCAAACTGATCCGCAAAAATGCGGGCAATTAAATCACTTTGATTAAAACCACGCCACCACAATCTCTGGCGATAAAGTGGGACTGGCACGATTATACTGTCGGGTTTGATCAAAGAGTTAAGATCTTTGATAACGGTTTGATTTTGGTTGATGATTTGCTTAAAACTATTTAGTGCATCGACGCGGCCTTCGTATTTGTACTGATGCATTGCTTCTTTAATTGGCCCTTCGTAATAGGCAAAAGCGAGTAAGTTATCGAGCTCTGAATGCTCGCGACATTTGGGGCAAGTGCGGCCAAGCGAAGATAATTTTTCACACCTCACGCAGCGCTGTTTAAGCATCAGCGTTATTTGATCAAAACATTTGGGGCAAATAGTCTGGTCTGCCTCACCACACCCTACACACAGCCGCGGAAACACCGTGTCAACTATGGGCGTGATGATTTTCTCTGCGATTCTCATAGCTCAATAATACGCTTCACTTTACGGCCAGTGTAGGGGCAATTCACGTTGACCGGTAGGTCATCCGATGCGTTAGCTAGGACGGCGCCCGTCTAATTGAAAATATCCATCATTAGTCTAGAATAATTGGTGTCGGAGAGGAAAAATATGAATAAATATCAATCACAAATCAAAGATTTTGCCGTCGAACGGGACTGGAGTCAATTCCACAACCCCAAAGACCTACTACTTGGAATCGTAGAAGAGATCGGAGAAATTAGAAACATTATCAAATGGGAACAAGATCCAGAGACCTTACGCAAAGTGCTAAATGATAACAAGGCGAAGCTAGAAGACGAAATTGGCGATATCTATTGGTTTTTGGCTTTACTGGCAAACGGTACAGATATTGATATTGATCAGGCAATTGAGAATGTGATTGCGAACAATAAAAAAAGATTTCCGGTTAAGAAAGTAAAATCACGCCATACCAACCTGTACCTCGGTGGCTCCGACGGCCAATACGAAAAATAACCGAAGCCATCGCAGTTTTTATTGTACATTAGCTCAAAAAATGTTATTGTAAGTGTGCTGTTAATTGTTAATTGTCAGCCGTTAATAGTTGTATGGAGAGGTACCCAAGTGGCTGAAGGGGCGGGTTTGCTAAACCTGTAGTAGGCCGTAAGGCTTAGCGAGAGTTCGAATCTCTCCCTCTCCGCCATCCTTCGCTAACGCTTCGGAATGGCAAGCCATTTTGGAGCGATTAGTGAAGGAAAAGGAGAATTGGTATTCCGTAGCATTTGCGTAGGATACCTCTCCGCCACGCTTAGCGTGGCATTTGGGACGCTCAGCGTCCCGCCATATGTGCCTGTAGCTCAGTGGATAGAGCGTCAGATTGCGGATCTGAAGGTCGGAGGTTCAAGTCCTCCCAGGCATACCAAGCCAAAATTTCAAATTTTAAATTCTAAATTTTAAAACATTAAGGAAGCTCTTAATGGATCAAGCGGAGTATCGTTCTAATCCTAACAATCTCTATCACATTTCTTGTGGCGGCGTGGTTTATCGTCAAAATAATCAAAAAACTGAAATCGCTCTCCTCTACAAGAACAAGCGCACTGCATGGAATTTACCAAAAGGAACATTGCATCACAATGAAACTCTTGAACGCTGCTGCCTGCGCGAAATCAAAGAAGAAACTGGCTTCGAAACTATCGTTGAACAGTATCTTGGTGCGCTGACAGACCAGTGGTTCGATGAAACCCAAGGATACGACATCGATAAAACAGTGCATTATTTTCTGTGCAAATACGTTCCGTCTGGCAGCGAGATAATGGATGAAGAACACGACCGTGTTGAGTGGCTTGATGTCACGAAAGTTAGAGAACTCCTAACCGAGGGTCCAAAAAACGAGCATTTGATTATTGATCGAGCTGCTTTGCATTTTTGATTGATTGTGCCAGAATATAAATATGGCAGATGATAACGACAAAAAACCAATTGAAAGCGATTTAGGGCAAGTTTTTGCATTCAAAAACGATATTCGCTGGTATGCCAGTGCGTTTGGCATTGCTGTAATTTTGATCGCTATTGCCTTTGTAGCGAAAGATTATCTGTTAATTTCACCCTGGATAACCGTTGCCGCCATTACTGTTTGTCTGATAGCTTTAATAGCACACGGCCTGCAGCAGAAAAAATAATTATTTAGTATTTTCATTGACCAAACCACCATATGGTGGTATTTTGTTGTTGGAAGGGAGACGGACTAATGGACGAAGTGTCTGGAGTAGTGAAGGGCATTGATCCGACCATGGGTCATATCGCCGTGGACGTTCTCGACGAAGGCATCCGACACGTTGTTCGCGCAAAGGTGCGTGATAAGGTCTCAGAAGGCGATCCGGTGGTGGTAACCAGAGCTCGCGGAACCGAGATCATCACAAGCGTTCGTCTGGCAAACTCGGGCGTTAGCAGGTAGCGACGCCACACTCCCTATTCAATCATCGGCCG is a window encoding:
- a CDS encoding pilin, which gives rise to MIFSNLFHIAAVHAATDINANVNKELGSGLKYYTKLVPVLDSGWSIGNIIDTVLNILFYVGGVVAIIFLLWGGISYIASAGDESKATKARNTILNAIIGIVIILLAVAIQAAATRIFKGDSTSTSSPTPVSDQISL
- a CDS encoding MazG nucleotide pyrophosphohydrolase domain-containing protein; this translates as MNKYQSQIKDFAVERDWSQFHNPKDLLLGIVEEIGEIRNIIKWEQDPETLRKVLNDNKAKLEDEIGDIYWFLALLANGTDIDIDQAIENVIANNKKRFPVKKVKSRHTNLYLGGSDGQYEK
- a CDS encoding extracellular solute-binding protein, which encodes MNNKLIAAAIAIFALIIVVIIVIFALSSGKTKTTTPTTNGNITLTVWRTFDEDYTYSQIIQNYQEAHPNVTIKYVKKDLADYEDATINALAAGTGPDIWSINNTWIPRDLDKLVTMPDDFFKTKKETRNNQDYYSQTFAKIVSNDNLIDGKIYGLPMYVDNLALYVNQQLWDNGRSAYRKANSNNQSFDDSLFRNFPGTWDELLAELPYLTKKDASGNITQGGIALGTANNTSFSADILSLLMMQNGTTMVDTPTKSARFNTLVNDASGKPIYNGTNALDFYTSFSNPAKSNYTWNNSQPNALQAFENGQLAMMIGYQYIAQTLKQQAPTLQYQVTYMPQVKGATTVNYANYWTETVTNNSRNQSTAWDFLAYAATHANSYLNATKRTSALLPDPRNPKTSDPFIDQVTTSTTWEQGKSPEKVTAAFNDMINNVLKGQPLQQSIDAAANTVTDLLQK
- a CDS encoding NUDIX domain-containing protein, translated to MDQAEYRSNPNNLYHISCGGVVYRQNNQKTEIALLYKNKRTAWNLPKGTLHHNETLERCCLREIKEETGFETIVEQYLGALTDQWFDETQGYDIDKTVHYFLCKYVPSGSEIMDEEHDRVEWLDVTKVRELLTEGPKNEHLIIDRAALHF
- a CDS encoding UTP--glucose-1-phosphate uridylyltransferase, whose protein sequence is MAKKVTKIVIPAAGFGTRFLPVTKASPKEMLPIVDKPVIQYIVEEAVASGIEEVVLITGSTKRPIEDHFDYNFELEELLKRSGKTEQYEEIRAISDMARFVYIRQREQLGNGHAVLQAKSVIGDSPFVVVWGDELFQANPPRIKQLIDAYNQHQTNIIMTYQSTDPKVTDLYAIAVGEKVDDRLIKLKSVIEKPGSSAIPPYAVSVGGYVFNPEVFDALESITPGKNGEIWLVDAINQLAQNGSVLAYDVQNGRHYDCGNKLEYIKANIEFALQRPDIGEDLRKYLGKL
- a CDS encoding Hsp20/alpha crystallin family protein, with product MEANSPENTEDGQLAIDVYQSVENIVLKAPIAGVRPEDLDISITDETIIIKGERHNQNQADAGDYLVQECYWGPFSRTYTLPALVIADKANALLKEGILTITVPKDARSRTKVVTVQAG
- a CDS encoding ComF family protein; the encoded protein is MRIAEKIITPIVDTVFPRLCVGCGEADQTICPKCFDQITLMLKQRCVRCEKLSSLGRTCPKCREHSELDNLLAFAYYEGPIKEAMHQYKYEGRVDALNSFKQIINQNQTVIKDLNSLIKPDSIIVPVPLYRQRLWWRGFNQSDLIARIFADQFGLPILSNRLFRTVYTIPQMKLQRRGRLHNLEGVFECLEMQNQTVFLIDDIATTGSTLSACAAALKHAGAKKVVGVTVARV